The proteins below are encoded in one region of Metabacillus dongyingensis:
- a CDS encoding (2Fe-2S)-binding protein: MDKTTIICRCEEISYEEVEETIGHGARTFDDVKRLTRCGMGPCQAKICTNLVANVIHEQTGKPFHEIPLPRMRMPLSPIKLETLATDSTLFSAVKSVLDEVELEDGKVR; the protein is encoded by the coding sequence TTGGATAAAACAACAATCATTTGTCGATGTGAAGAAATAAGCTATGAGGAAGTTGAGGAAACCATTGGACATGGAGCAAGAACCTTTGATGATGTTAAAAGACTGACACGATGCGGCATGGGTCCATGTCAGGCGAAAATATGCACAAACCTTGTTGCAAATGTGATTCATGAACAAACAGGCAAGCCATTTCATGAGATTCCATTGCCTCGGATGCGGATGCCCCTATCCCCAATAAAACTTGAAACATTAGCGACTGACAGCACATTGTTTTCCGCAGTGAAATCTGTTTTAGATGAGGTGGAATTAGAGGACGGGAAGGTGAGATAA
- a CDS encoding DUF1904 family protein: protein MPHLIFRGISVEQVKTISKPLVQELAEICACGTDNFTLEIVQSTFVFDQNEVPGYPFIEVKWFERGQDIQDQFAKAVTRNVHSLGIPEAEVAFTAFLESAYYSNGKSFAEE, encoded by the coding sequence ATGCCCCACTTAATTTTCAGAGGGATTTCAGTTGAACAGGTCAAAACGATAAGTAAACCATTAGTACAGGAGCTAGCTGAAATCTGTGCTTGCGGGACTGATAACTTTACTCTAGAAATAGTACAATCTACTTTCGTATTCGATCAAAATGAAGTGCCGGGATATCCTTTTATTGAGGTAAAATGGTTTGAACGCGGCCAAGACATCCAGGATCAATTTGCCAAAGCTGTTACAAGAAATGTTCATTCTCTTGGTATTCCAGAAGCAGAAGTTGCATTTACTGCATTTTTAGAGTCTGCTTATTATTCTAACGGAAAGAGTTTCGCCGAAGAGTAA
- a CDS encoding ABC transporter permease: MQTPIGMEQDILLKQKKKNKNRKRLDTWLLLVPTLGIFIFFFLLPLFFLFITSFKTFDAGSGIGSEWTFQNYIKFISDPFYLSVVWRTVKIALLTTLASIIISYPVAFQISRASGRVKNYLTLLVLSPLLISMVIRCYGWVILLSNNGVVNNTLINLGWIDQPLTLLYTELSVVIGMVHVLLPYMVLSIMGSLERIDPSVIRASQNLGASSFRTFFSVLLPLTLPGIFAGSVMVFSLSVSSFVTPAILGGPQVKVMSYLTYEQVAVMLNWPYGAAIGFLLIIIATITIIAYSKVLASSEKGVAIQ; the protein is encoded by the coding sequence ATGCAAACCCCTATCGGAATGGAACAAGATATATTGCTAAAACAGAAGAAAAAGAATAAAAACAGGAAACGCCTTGATACGTGGCTATTATTGGTTCCTACTCTTGGAATATTCATCTTTTTCTTTTTACTTCCTCTCTTTTTCCTTTTTATCACCAGTTTTAAGACGTTCGATGCCGGAAGTGGAATTGGAAGTGAATGGACATTCCAAAATTATATCAAATTCATTTCGGACCCTTTTTATTTAAGCGTCGTATGGAGAACGGTAAAAATCGCTTTGCTGACAACATTGGCTTCAATCATCATTTCTTACCCTGTGGCATTTCAAATTTCAAGAGCAAGCGGAAGAGTGAAAAATTATTTAACATTGCTTGTATTATCGCCGCTGTTGATTAGTATGGTCATCCGCTGCTATGGCTGGGTTATTTTACTGTCAAATAACGGTGTAGTGAATAATACTTTGATAAACCTGGGCTGGATTGACCAGCCGTTAACTTTACTGTATACGGAGTTAAGTGTGGTTATCGGTATGGTACACGTCTTATTGCCATATATGGTGTTAAGTATCATGGGTTCGCTTGAAAGAATCGATCCTTCCGTTATAAGGGCCTCACAAAATCTTGGGGCAAGCTCATTTAGAACATTTTTTTCAGTTTTACTGCCTTTAACATTACCGGGAATTTTTGCAGGATCTGTTATGGTATTCAGTTTAAGTGTAAGTTCATTTGTTACACCTGCTATTCTTGGCGGTCCACAGGTGAAAGTTATGTCCTATTTAACATATGAGCAGGTTGCCGTTATGTTGAACTGGCCATATGGTGCAGCAATTGGCTTCTTATTAATTATTATTGCGACGATTACGATCATCGCTTATAGCAAAGTTCTTGCCAGTTCGGAAAAAGGAGTGGCAATTCAATGA
- a CDS encoding NAD(P)/FAD-dependent oxidoreductase → METDVLIIGAGPAGLAAAYETASKGIDVTIVEESISAGGQLIQQTQIIQSLPSSFQPMRGFELAEKLKGQLKEFPIRYLFQHRVIGLYADGSVGITDEQNVFPVKAKKIIVATGAAESAVLFPKWTLPGVITIGAAQTLINRDFVLPGKEAVIVGSSDFAMEVALQLIEVGVNIRGIVESQPQVTARDKEKMEQVERCGVPFYLNSSIKEARGNGQLEEIEIQLQDGILTEKIDLACIDGGRTPILDSFYQLGCSFSYQEKLGGWIPQYNKRFQTDRENVFLAGNAAGISSQGVLLVTGMIAGISVCEALQAISNEAAEEIRLSLWDELELLETKLNTEVLQGRNQHIESFANPMLKDQFIS, encoded by the coding sequence ATGGAGACTGATGTTCTCATTATCGGAGCCGGACCTGCGGGACTTGCAGCCGCATATGAAACGGCATCAAAAGGGATTGATGTAACGATCGTAGAGGAATCCATTTCAGCAGGCGGACAGCTAATCCAGCAAACGCAAATCATACAATCATTGCCCTCCTCTTTTCAGCCAATGCGGGGTTTTGAGCTGGCTGAAAAATTAAAAGGTCAGTTAAAAGAATTTCCTATTCGTTATTTATTCCAACATCGAGTGATTGGCTTATATGCAGATGGCAGTGTTGGAATTACGGATGAACAGAATGTTTTTCCGGTGAAAGCAAAGAAAATAATCGTGGCCACTGGAGCAGCTGAAAGCGCCGTTCTTTTTCCGAAATGGACCTTGCCGGGAGTAATAACGATTGGTGCAGCTCAAACATTAATCAACCGGGATTTTGTTCTGCCTGGCAAGGAAGCTGTCATCGTTGGTTCAAGTGACTTTGCGATGGAAGTTGCTCTCCAGCTCATAGAGGTTGGCGTTAACATTAGGGGGATTGTTGAAAGTCAGCCTCAGGTTACTGCCAGAGATAAGGAAAAAATGGAGCAAGTGGAAAGATGCGGAGTTCCATTTTATTTAAACTCTTCTATTAAAGAAGCGAGAGGAAATGGGCAGCTTGAAGAAATCGAGATTCAGCTCCAGGATGGAATATTAACAGAAAAAATCGATCTGGCTTGTATCGATGGCGGGAGAACGCCGATTCTTGATTCTTTTTATCAATTAGGATGTTCGTTCAGTTATCAGGAAAAGCTTGGCGGTTGGATCCCACAATATAATAAACGTTTCCAAACAGATCGTGAAAATGTTTTTTTAGCCGGAAATGCAGCAGGTATCAGCTCACAAGGAGTACTGCTAGTAACCGGTATGATAGCAGGTATAAGTGTATGTGAGGCCTTACAGGCAATAAGCAATGAAGCTGCTGAGGAAATAAGGCTTTCCCTTTGGGATGAGTTAGAGCTGCTCGAAACAAAACTAAATACGGAAGTCTTGCAGGGAAGAAATCAGCATATTGAAAGTTTTGCAAACCCAATGCTTAAAGATCAATTTATTTCATAG
- a CDS encoding (2Fe-2S)-binding protein — MHIENHPVLGKQLTKPVTIYFNNKKYKAYKQQTVAAALIANGEIKFGLSRKLIQARGLFCSRGRCCSCYMTVNGEEHVRSCMVRVEEGMEIYPNLEDPEVRSDDYGD; from the coding sequence ATGCATATTGAAAATCATCCCGTATTAGGGAAACAACTGACAAAGCCTGTAACGATCTATTTTAATAATAAAAAATATAAGGCATATAAACAGCAGACGGTTGCAGCAGCCTTAATAGCCAATGGAGAAATTAAATTCGGCTTAAGCAGGAAGTTAATCCAGGCAAGAGGGCTTTTTTGTTCCCGGGGCAGATGCTGCAGCTGCTATATGACGGTGAATGGAGAGGAACATGTACGCTCTTGCATGGTAAGGGTTGAAGAAGGGATGGAAATATATCCAAACCTAGAAGACCCAGAGGTAAGGAGCGATGACTATGGAGACTGA
- a CDS encoding ABC transporter permease: protein MKKKKFPKFLFNFVCFIVYVFLLAPIVVVLMSSLTTTDYIVFPPKGLTLKWYVELVEHPEFMQSLVLSIIVAVGTSMIATAIGTLASIAVVRRQFKGKTAIVQLVGSPLLIPSVVFGVALLQFYSWIGLAASPLALIIGHIILTVPFVMRLVVASLAGFDRSIEQAAMNLGAGQVKVFFQITLPVIKSGVIAGAIFAFITSFDDLTVALFIVSTDVVTLPVRIYTYMQYQYDPIITSVSSIMILLTIVLMLVIERVLGVGKVFASKKQ from the coding sequence ATGAAGAAAAAGAAATTTCCCAAATTTCTATTTAACTTTGTTTGTTTCATAGTATATGTCTTTTTACTTGCACCTATTGTCGTTGTATTAATGTCTTCATTAACAACCACAGATTATATTGTTTTTCCGCCAAAAGGATTGACTCTCAAGTGGTATGTTGAGCTTGTCGAACATCCCGAATTTATGCAATCTTTGGTGCTAAGTATTATTGTGGCAGTTGGTACTTCAATGATCGCAACGGCAATCGGGACGCTTGCATCCATCGCTGTTGTCAGGCGTCAATTTAAAGGGAAAACAGCCATTGTCCAATTAGTTGGATCACCTCTCTTAATACCATCCGTCGTGTTTGGAGTGGCCCTTCTCCAGTTTTATTCTTGGATAGGTTTGGCCGCAAGTCCTCTTGCTTTAATAATTGGACATATTATTCTAACAGTACCTTTCGTTATGCGCTTAGTAGTTGCTAGTTTGGCAGGCTTTGATCGCTCCATAGAACAAGCTGCCATGAATTTGGGGGCTGGGCAAGTTAAAGTGTTTTTCCAAATTACTCTTCCTGTTATTAAATCCGGGGTAATAGCAGGTGCCATTTTTGCATTTATCACATCATTTGATGATTTAACAGTAGCGTTATTTATTGTAAGTACCGATGTCGTTACGCTGCCGGTCCGGATCTATACTTACATGCAATACCAATATGATCCAATCATCACATCTGTATCAAGTATTATGATTTTATTAACCATCGTGCTGATGCTTGTCATTGAAAGAGTTTTAGGTGTAGGAAAGGTCTTTGCATCGAAAAAACAATAA
- a CDS encoding NAD(P)/FAD-dependent oxidoreductase: METEVIVIGGGVIGSSITYHLARDGVRVKQLEKGSIANQGAASRASAGGIRLNNRDPRELSLAKASILRWESLEEELEADLEYLPAGQIMLFDHRYNMEDLFNQVKEDRKNGIVSRIVDQDGLKELIPFISPLISKGIFYSSGGQANALLTTIAYSSAARRLGAEIITGIEVHSIAKQNHAVTGVYTSSGFMPCNMVINAAGVWAPKLHETLGLSLPQIKPFCHQMSATFAAPLLLPGPTISAKGTKISLKQTVDGRIRAGGGYAAKPGTNKYTGLFNEESLKEQRNTVLSIIPAIKDYEVDFTYYGAEAHCIDDIPILGPIPEITGYLLAAGFSGHGFTISPAVGQVLSEIAQQKSPSISIDELSINRSFDAEKSKDHAIRHIPG, encoded by the coding sequence ATGGAGACAGAAGTAATCGTTATAGGCGGTGGTGTCATTGGCTCTTCTATTACTTATCACTTAGCACGTGATGGTGTAAGAGTTAAGCAATTGGAAAAGGGGAGCATCGCTAATCAAGGCGCTGCATCAAGGGCATCTGCAGGTGGAATTAGATTAAACAATCGTGATCCAAGAGAATTATCATTGGCAAAAGCGAGTATCCTTAGGTGGGAATCACTTGAAGAAGAGCTTGAAGCTGATTTAGAGTATTTGCCGGCAGGTCAAATCATGTTATTTGATCATCGCTATAATATGGAAGATCTCTTTAATCAGGTAAAGGAAGATCGAAAAAATGGGATTGTCTCTCGAATTGTCGATCAGGACGGTTTAAAAGAGTTAATCCCATTCATCTCACCTTTAATTTCAAAAGGGATCTTTTATTCAAGCGGCGGTCAAGCAAATGCATTACTTACGACAATTGCGTATTCATCAGCAGCACGGCGTTTAGGCGCAGAAATAATAACTGGCATTGAAGTACACTCGATAGCAAAACAGAATCATGCAGTTACAGGTGTATACACAAGTTCTGGCTTTATGCCATGTAATATGGTCATTAATGCAGCCGGAGTATGGGCGCCTAAATTGCATGAGACTTTAGGACTCTCCCTTCCACAAATAAAGCCTTTCTGTCATCAGATGTCTGCAACATTTGCTGCTCCTTTACTATTGCCGGGTCCCACGATTAGTGCAAAAGGGACGAAAATATCCCTAAAGCAAACGGTTGATGGACGAATAAGAGCAGGTGGAGGTTATGCTGCTAAGCCTGGAACAAACAAATACACTGGTCTATTCAATGAAGAAAGTCTTAAAGAGCAGCGTAATACTGTTTTATCCATTATTCCAGCCATTAAAGATTATGAAGTAGATTTTACATACTACGGTGCAGAAGCTCACTGCATTGATGATATTCCAATTTTAGGTCCAATCCCTGAAATTACAGGGTATTTATTGGCAGCTGGATTTAGCGGACATGGATTTACAATTTCCCCAGCTGTTGGGCAAGTATTGTCTGAAATTGCCCAACAGAAATCACCTTCGATTTCAATTGATGAACTCTCTATCAATCGGTCATTTGATGCAGAAAAATCAAAGGATCATGCAATTCGTCACATCCCAGGATGA
- a CDS encoding NAD(P)/FAD-dependent oxidoreductase: METRYETVVIGGGVIGNGIAYHLSERYKEGVLVLDKKYPMSGTSGSTQAWVWVHNKTPSWYAEFNMYSAELYPYLSKKIGDVEYKRTGGLSPFFNEKDREKAFQLAESYRKIGIKIKVLSREEVLEKEPSINPEVAGATYSSIDGNVNPFRLIDMYMRAARKNGVNYSTYNKVIDIQKQEEKFIVVSDKETYVCKNLILAGGTWSKELGSMLGINIPVKQLRGQILVSEPLKPFLNYTISGLRQANNGEVLMGYSMEEADFDRSTTLDVIQETANMAVHYVPSLRKAKVVRAFSGIRAMPEDGFPIIGKVPEIENLYVAATHSGVTLSPLIGTLITELILDGETSIPIDRYSVSRFG, translated from the coding sequence ATGGAAACACGTTACGAAACAGTTGTTATTGGTGGCGGAGTCATTGGGAATGGAATTGCCTATCACCTTTCTGAACGCTATAAGGAAGGGGTACTAGTTCTTGATAAGAAATATCCTATGTCAGGAACATCAGGATCCACCCAAGCCTGGGTGTGGGTACATAATAAAACCCCATCCTGGTATGCTGAATTTAATATGTACAGTGCTGAACTCTATCCGTACTTATCTAAAAAAATTGGAGATGTTGAATATAAACGGACAGGCGGTCTATCTCCATTTTTCAATGAGAAAGACCGGGAAAAAGCATTTCAGCTTGCAGAGTCATACCGGAAGATTGGCATTAAAATTAAAGTGCTGTCAAGAGAAGAAGTACTGGAGAAGGAGCCCTCTATCAATCCTGAGGTCGCAGGAGCAACTTATAGTTCGATCGACGGAAACGTCAATCCATTTCGGTTGATAGACATGTATATGAGAGCTGCAAGGAAAAATGGTGTGAATTATTCTACTTATAACAAAGTAATAGACATACAAAAGCAGGAAGAAAAATTTATTGTTGTTTCAGACAAGGAAACCTATGTATGTAAAAACCTCATTCTCGCTGGCGGAACTTGGTCAAAGGAACTGGGAAGTATGCTTGGAATCAATATTCCGGTGAAACAATTAAGAGGGCAAATTCTTGTTTCGGAACCTCTAAAACCATTCCTGAATTATACGATAAGCGGGCTGAGACAGGCTAATAATGGTGAGGTATTAATGGGGTATTCAATGGAGGAGGCAGACTTTGACCGCTCAACAACTCTTGATGTTATTCAGGAAACAGCAAATATGGCTGTTCACTATGTACCTTCATTGAGAAAAGCAAAAGTTGTCCGTGCCTTTTCAGGAATTCGTGCCATGCCAGAGGATGGTTTCCCGATTATTGGAAAAGTGCCTGAAATTGAAAATCTATATGTGGCAGCTACACACAGCGGTGTAACACTATCTCCTCTAATTGGAACGCTAATAACTGAATTAATTTTGGATGGAGAAACATCTATTCCGATTGATCGGTATTCGGTTAGCAGATTTGGGTGA
- a CDS encoding LamG-like jellyroll fold domain-containing protein, whose amino-acid sequence MRMKTIIMALSLVCMMVSIFAYPAEASRLAVQKESDSIVADWKFSKQHVKRGTIESGNLIIEDASENGNDLELVTIGDPASTELENMIKWSEEDYYNQKSVDTLQFSNYKNAPAGRYLRTIKDAQINKENFDNGFTFEAIFKLPSDFNSSLHSWMGILTRQGQAADLNKMEGEKEILTTLSVSSDKEIQWTSHPSNLDYNVSNWSRSLNTDEWYHLAVVNDGQTTTLTVNGVSDYGKSEQVAGIAALEGKGWNIGASEWGNELDALFAGNIQEIRIANEALTEEEWLVQGAEDDEPFEGTNDRIPFLTNKNNYNFLFVPDTQKYSSQNPEIFYSQMNWIAKSTKKNNIVMNTFVGDIVDSNSEKQWQNSLEAISYLDKKDIPYMIAAGNHDYAEGDPFLIHYGPQRFENKEYYKGSSPSGYGSYAIVEAGSYEYLLLIVDMENLQTDIEWSKDVLNRHKDKPTIIASHDIIYPEIQKNKTVVAESSNGRLIWDELVNDYNQVFMTVNGHYFGIAHHVKQNASGNDVIQMLVNYQSNYRGGNGWLRLVEFDEKKNKLFFRTYSPFVDKMPNKEKTYIDYRFLTDEYNLFELDLNFKKRFNLN is encoded by the coding sequence ATGCGAATGAAAACTATTATAATGGCCTTATCACTCGTATGTATGATGGTTTCAATCTTTGCTTATCCTGCAGAGGCTTCTAGGTTGGCTGTACAAAAAGAATCTGACAGCATTGTGGCGGATTGGAAATTTTCGAAACAACATGTAAAAAGAGGTACGATTGAAAGCGGGAATTTGATTATTGAAGACGCAAGTGAAAACGGGAATGATTTAGAGCTAGTAACGATTGGAGACCCAGCTTCAACAGAATTAGAAAATATGATTAAATGGTCAGAAGAAGATTATTATAATCAAAAAAGTGTAGATACTTTACAATTTTCTAATTATAAGAATGCTCCTGCAGGAAGATATTTAAGAACAATCAAAGATGCACAAATCAATAAGGAAAACTTTGATAATGGATTTACCTTCGAAGCAATTTTCAAACTGCCGAGTGATTTTAATAGCAGTTTACATAGCTGGATGGGGATATTAACAAGACAAGGGCAAGCTGCTGACCTTAATAAAATGGAAGGCGAGAAAGAAATACTTACTACATTATCTGTATCAAGTGACAAAGAAATTCAATGGACAAGCCATCCATCTAATCTAGACTATAATGTAAGCAACTGGTCTCGTTCATTAAATACTGATGAGTGGTATCATTTAGCAGTTGTTAATGACGGCCAAACAACGACATTAACTGTTAATGGCGTTAGCGATTACGGAAAATCAGAACAAGTCGCAGGAATTGCAGCTTTAGAAGGTAAAGGCTGGAACATTGGTGCATCTGAGTGGGGAAATGAATTAGATGCACTATTTGCAGGCAACATCCAAGAAATACGAATTGCTAATGAGGCTTTAACCGAAGAAGAATGGCTTGTGCAAGGTGCTGAAGACGATGAACCATTCGAAGGAACTAACGATAGAATTCCATTTTTAACAAACAAAAACAATTATAATTTTCTTTTTGTCCCAGATACACAAAAATATTCAAGCCAAAATCCAGAGATTTTTTATAGCCAAATGAATTGGATTGCTAAAAGCACTAAGAAGAACAATATAGTAATGAATACATTTGTTGGTGACATTGTCGATAGTAATTCAGAAAAGCAATGGCAGAATTCCCTTGAAGCCATTTCGTATTTAGATAAAAAAGATATTCCTTATATGATTGCAGCTGGGAATCATGACTATGCCGAAGGAGATCCGTTCTTAATCCATTACGGACCGCAGCGTTTTGAGAATAAAGAATACTATAAGGGATCTTCTCCTTCCGGATATGGCTCTTATGCAATAGTTGAAGCAGGAAGTTATGAATACTTATTATTAATAGTTGATATGGAAAATCTTCAAACAGACATTGAATGGTCAAAAGATGTTTTAAATCGTCATAAAGATAAACCGACTATTATCGCTTCTCATGATATTATTTATCCTGAGATTCAAAAGAATAAAACTGTTGTCGCTGAGTCGTCTAACGGCCGACTGATTTGGGATGAACTTGTAAATGATTACAATCAAGTGTTCATGACGGTAAATGGACATTATTTTGGAATCGCTCACCACGTTAAACAAAACGCATCAGGGAACGATGTCATTCAAATGCTAGTCAATTACCAATCAAATTATCGAGGGGGAAATGGCTGGCTAAGACTTGTAGAATTTGATGAAAAGAAAAACAAATTGTTTTTCCGTACTTATTCCCCATTTGTCGATAAAATGCCAAACAAAGAAAAAACATATATCGATTATAGATTTTTAACAGATGAATACAATTTATTTGAATTAGATTTGAATTTTAAAAAGAGATTTAACTTGAATTGA
- a CDS encoding ABC transporter substrate-binding protein, translating into MKRTTFFTVLICLLLAIASGCSSQAGTSGAGSKEKDGQKTLVLAAYGGSYEQKMKEVLIPKFEKEHDVKIKYITGSSVDTLSKLQAQKDNPQIDVAFLDDGPQAQAKAFGLLAPLDQEVVTNLENVYDIAKDKDNIGVGFGIISTGLAYNKEFFEKNGWEPLTSWNDLADPKFKGKLVLPSIANTYGVHMLLMTAIANGGSEENIEPGFEKLKEIAKNAVTFDKTADVSNYFMQGQAVASVWGSSRVYTLQDTGFPIEYVVPEEGVPALMPTISVIKDAPNAELAQKFVNFILDEEAQTLFANSLFDGPVNKNVKLEGDITKKIIYGEDQIAKLIKVDWDVVNKKRAEWTEKANKEIEVAH; encoded by the coding sequence ATGAAAAGAACAACCTTTTTTACCGTATTAATTTGTTTACTGCTAGCCATAGCTTCTGGCTGCAGTAGCCAAGCAGGAACTTCAGGTGCAGGCTCAAAAGAGAAAGATGGACAAAAAACATTAGTTTTGGCTGCCTACGGCGGTAGCTATGAACAAAAGATGAAAGAAGTTCTTATCCCTAAATTTGAAAAGGAACATGACGTAAAGATTAAGTATATTACCGGAAGTTCGGTTGATACTTTGTCAAAGCTGCAAGCTCAAAAGGACAATCCGCAAATTGATGTTGCATTTTTAGATGATGGTCCGCAGGCACAAGCAAAAGCCTTTGGGTTACTTGCGCCTTTAGATCAGGAAGTAGTTACTAATTTAGAAAATGTATACGACATCGCAAAGGATAAAGATAATATTGGAGTCGGTTTTGGAATCATTTCGACGGGACTGGCGTATAACAAAGAATTCTTTGAGAAAAATGGCTGGGAGCCATTAACATCTTGGAATGATTTGGCTGATCCTAAGTTTAAAGGGAAACTTGTATTGCCTTCGATTGCCAATACTTACGGGGTTCATATGCTTCTCATGACAGCTATTGCTAACGGGGGCAGTGAAGAAAATATTGAGCCAGGTTTTGAAAAATTAAAAGAAATTGCCAAAAATGCAGTCACATTTGATAAAACGGCAGACGTTTCCAACTATTTCATGCAGGGTCAGGCTGTGGCAAGTGTATGGGGCAGCAGCCGTGTATACACGCTGCAGGACACAGGTTTTCCAATCGAGTATGTAGTACCTGAAGAGGGGGTTCCTGCACTGATGCCAACTATTAGTGTAATTAAGGATGCACCAAATGCAGAACTTGCGCAAAAATTTGTCAATTTTATTTTAGATGAAGAAGCACAGACTTTATTTGCTAATTCATTGTTTGATGGTCCGGTTAATAAAAACGTGAAATTAGAGGGAGATATTACTAAAAAGATCATTTATGGCGAAGACCAAATTGCAAAACTTATAAAGGTAGATTGGGATGTTGTGAATAAAAAAAGAGCAGAGTGGACTGAAAAAGCAAACAAAGAAATTGAAGTAGCCCACTAA
- a CDS encoding ABC transporter ATP-binding protein, with the protein MSFLSLENVLKTFNKTEVVKKLNLEIQKGELMSFLGPSGCGKTTTLNMIAGFLDVDGGKIKVDGKPVHLTPPNKREMGMVFQNYALFPHMTVFNNVAYGLKLRKVGKSELNKRVLEALEMVRLSGYEKRYPKELSGGQQQRVSLARALVIKPKVLLLDEPLSNLDAKLRQEMREEIVDIQKKVGITTIFVTHDQEEALAISDRIAVMYEGRIEQVDTPAEIYNHPKTDFVSQFIGEVNQIQGKVLEIYEDNKCKMHFFGHEQIVSVNSKKNSEVDFFIRPEKIQISLVDPSDRNAGFPTKVERKMFLGAKTRYILKAQDKQLVADISNTVLNPNQIHEGNNVFAIWNPEDLLPSRKVR; encoded by the coding sequence ATGAGTTTTTTAAGCCTTGAAAATGTGTTAAAAACATTTAATAAAACAGAAGTGGTAAAAAAGTTAAATCTTGAGATCCAAAAAGGGGAGCTTATGTCCTTTCTTGGTCCATCTGGATGTGGAAAGACAACAACCTTAAATATGATTGCGGGATTTTTGGATGTGGATGGCGGAAAAATCAAGGTGGACGGGAAACCCGTTCACCTGACTCCTCCAAATAAAAGAGAAATGGGCATGGTATTTCAAAACTATGCTTTGTTTCCTCATATGACTGTTTTCAATAATGTGGCATATGGGCTGAAACTTCGGAAAGTCGGAAAAAGTGAATTGAATAAGCGTGTGCTTGAAGCATTGGAAATGGTCCGATTATCAGGCTATGAAAAACGTTATCCGAAAGAGCTTTCAGGCGGACAGCAGCAGCGTGTCTCCTTGGCAAGAGCTTTAGTTATCAAACCGAAAGTACTGCTGCTTGATGAGCCATTAAGTAATCTCGATGCAAAACTTCGCCAGGAAATGCGCGAGGAAATTGTGGATATTCAAAAGAAGGTCGGAATTACCACTATATTTGTTACACATGACCAAGAGGAGGCACTTGCGATTTCAGACCGGATAGCGGTTATGTATGAAGGGAGAATTGAACAGGTTGATACTCCTGCTGAAATCTATAATCACCCGAAAACTGATTTTGTGTCCCAATTTATTGGAGAAGTAAATCAAATTCAGGGAAAAGTGCTGGAAATCTATGAAGATAACAAATGCAAAATGCACTTTTTCGGTCATGAACAGATTGTTTCGGTCAATTCGAAGAAGAATTCAGAGGTTGATTTTTTTATCAGGCCTGAAAAAATACAAATCTCTTTAGTAGATCCCTCTGATAGAAATGCAGGTTTTCCGACGAAAGTCGAAAGGAAGATGTTTCTGGGTGCTAAGACAAGATATATTTTAAAAGCACAAGATAAACAGCTGGTTGCTGATATATCAAATACAGTATTAAATCCTAATCAAATTCACGAGGGAAACAACGTATTTGCTATTTGGAATCCAGAGGATTTATTACCTTCCAGAAAGGTGAGGTGA
- a CDS encoding FixH family protein, with protein MNRILAALFLIAGLMLASACTMDSGDNSAEGSLMVNADIRLPSEISKNKEETLSVAVTQGEDAVDDASGVEFEIWKAESKEDSEMIKAVHKGKGIYEIKKTFSEDGIYFVQTHVTARDMHVMPKKEFTVGEFPKEKAEKAKEAEKTKNAEDDHSHH; from the coding sequence ATGAATCGAATACTAGCAGCTTTATTTTTAATAGCCGGTTTAATGCTTGCCTCGGCCTGCACGATGGACTCAGGTGATAACTCAGCTGAAGGTTCTTTAATGGTTAACGCTGATATAAGACTGCCTTCTGAAATCAGCAAAAATAAAGAAGAAACGCTCTCTGTCGCTGTAACACAAGGCGAAGATGCTGTAGATGATGCTTCCGGCGTGGAATTCGAAATATGGAAAGCTGAAAGTAAAGAAGATAGCGAAATGATCAAAGCGGTACATAAAGGCAAAGGCATCTATGAAATCAAGAAAACGTTCAGCGAAGATGGCATCTATTTTGTTCAAACACATGTGACCGCCCGTGACATGCACGTTATGCCTAAAAAAGAATTTACCGTAGGGGAATTTCCTAAAGAAAAGGCTGAAAAAGCAAAAGAAGCTGAAAAGACAAAAAATGCAGAAGATGATCATAGTCACCACTAG